The Brachyhypopomus gauderio isolate BG-103 chromosome 1, BGAUD_0.2, whole genome shotgun sequence genome includes a window with the following:
- the brpf3a gene encoding bromodomain and PHD finger-containing protein 3 isoform X2, whose protein sequence is MRKLRRRFQTGFGRGRGRGRGRGRGRVGASGHTDLDARLRPPSPCRLNFSMTRDTLTYAQSQKMVEVELEGRLHRINISDPLSVVTEDEMLARELAERTNNKENSRRVPSRARHGNTPSATKTRRRDGKHGGGRSRSSANQHCSPTRRGSAHLHGLPDGALPKAAFRQVDGFEASEAPPLPVAYYRYVERSSEELETEAEYDMDEEDMAWLEMVNQKRVHDGHASVPPDTFELLIDRLERESILESRSQALSQCTVDEDAYCCVCLDDECLNSNVILFCDMCNLAVHQECYGVPYIPEGQWLCRRCLQSPSRPVDCVLCPNRGGAFKQTSDGRWAHVVCAIWIPEVCFANTVFLEPVEGVANIPPARWKLTCYLCKQRGRGASIQCHKANCYRAFHVTCAQRAGLFMKIDPVRETGSNGTTFAVKKTAFCGNHSPPGLEAAAAEDEDGGFIGGRGNRGQRSYTLGPTPQQNQRGGKKGSATPQNKKTRKSADGVSRKTGVPLLLVPQIPSYRLNKICTGVSVQRKNQFMQRLHNYWLLKRHSRNGVPLVRRLHSSLHTQKTEQMEPDARVQAVRAELKYWQKLRQDLEKARLLIELIRKRERLKREQLKLQQAAMDLQLTPALVLLRSTLQQLQEKDTANIFSTPVDLKEVPDYLEFVSEPMDFSTMHAKLEAQKYCCVADLEADFNLMVSNCLTYNSSDTVFHRAAVQLREVGGAVLRRAQRQAVSAGLDTTSGMHAPDSSKASKSCWDEVDMLLEPENRVHMSGEEQLKELLDKLEVVTAMRSSGGRTKRMRLLRREINSLRHKLSRQRRNSRLLKRTIREEEEGEDEGRPSKGNYATTIPESRKSTSQKPPESSNVTSSPLPGDAPPSAPVFCLETGGTTTSGPTPRRQRAKARSRPRARGPAEAGQTEVEDDGDPEKEQPTLAMCLLDVPVGGADGVPSLESSTPTAGPGVGRRTAILFKKAKNGARLSQSRTAPLPNGVGPGDVGEKPHVRSQEQTVPSAPPSPSSLSPPTQRLPSGAVRTGSDNEAEKSPAKENSLTNGLKKERDSSPDSETSSPSYHNPSRGKPALSTVLAGEDESSEPDSGGSSSHKEEDLEPLSLVWAKCRGYPSYPAMTVDPDMPKEGILHNGIPIPVPPEEVLQLGQRRRTEAEGKLFLVLFFDTKRTWQWLPLDKLHPMGIDDTVDKLRLMEGKKPNVRKSVHVAYDRAMTHLSHVRENADFSPSTFI, encoded by the exons ATGAGAAAACTACGGCGGCGGTTCCAGACAGGTTTCGGCAGGGGCAGAGGTCGGGGCAGAGGTCGGGGCAGGGGCAGGGTTGGTGCTTCCGGTCACACCGACCTAGATGCTCGTCTTCGCCCGCCCTCCCCTTGCCGTCTAAACTTCTCCATGACACGAGACACGCTGACGTACGCCCAGTCTCAGaagatggtggaggtggagctcgAGGGGCGTCTCCACCGGATAAACATCTCCGACCCGCTGTCCGTCGTGACCGAGGACGAGATGTTGGCGCGGGAGCTGGCCGAGCGCACCAACAACAAAGAGAATAGCCGGCGTGTTCCGAGCCGTGCTCGCCATGGCAACACGCCCTCGGCAACCAAGACCAGGAGGAGGGACGgaaagcatgggggtggcaggAGCAGAAGCTCCGCCAATCAGCACTGCTCCCCCACTCGGCGGGGCTCTGCCCACCTCCACGGCCTGCCCGACGGAGCTCTGCCTAAGGCCGCCTTCCGCCAAGTGGATGGCTTCGAGGCCTCTGAGGCTCCGCCCCTTCCTGTTGCATACTACCGTTACGTGGAAAGGTCGAGCGAAGAACTGGAGACCGAGGCAGAGTACGACATGGACGAGGAGGACATGGCCTGGCTGGAGATGGTGAACCAGAAGCGCGTTCATGACGGACACGCTTCGGTCCCGCCCGACACCTTTGAGCTGCTGATTGATCGGTTGGAGAGGGAGTCCATCCTGGAGTCACGGAGCCAGGCGCTGTCGCAGTGTACCGTCGACGAGGACGCCTACTGCTGCGTGTGCCTGGACGACGAGTGTCTCAACAGCAACGTCATCCTCTTCTGCGACATGTGCAACCTGGCGGTGCACCAGGAGTGCTACGGCGTGCCCTACATCCCCGAGGGCCAGTGGCTGTGTCGCCGCTGCCTGCAGTCGCCCTCCCGCCCCGTGGACTGCGTTCTTTGTCCCAACCGCGGCGGCGCATTCAAACAGACCAGCGACGGGCGCTGGGCCCACGTGGTGTGCGCCATCTGGATCCCGGAGGTGTGCTTCGCCAACACGGTCTTCCTGGAGCCGGTGGAGGGCGTGGCCAACATCCCTCCAGCCAGGTGGAAACTCACCTGCTACCTGTGTaagcagagggggaggggcgcgTCCATCCAGTGCCACAAGGCCAACTGCTACCGGGCGTTCCACGTCACCTGTGCGCAGCGTGCGGGTCTCTTCATGAAGATCGATCCCGTGCGGGAGACGGGCAGCAACGGCACCACGTTCGCCGTGAAGAAGACGGCGTTCTGCGGGAACCACTCGCCTCCGGGGCTGGAGGCGGCGGCTGCAGAAGATGAGGACGGAGGCTTCATCGGAGGAAGAGGTAACCGAGGTCAAAGGTCGTATACGCTAGGCCCTACGCCACAGCAGAACCAGCGCGGGGGGAAAAAGGGGTCAGCGACGCCGCAGAACAAGAAGACGAGAAAGAGCGCAGATGGCGTGTCGCGTAAAACCGGCGTACCGCTGCTGCTGGTCCCGCAGATCCCGTCTTACAG GCTTAATAAGATCTGCACAGGGGTGTCCGTACAGAGGAAGAACCAGTTTATGCAGAGGCTTCATAACTACTGGTTGCTGAAGCGTCATTCCCGTAACGGCGTCCCTCTCGTGCGCCGTCTTCACTCCAGTCTGCACACGCAGAAGACTGAGCAG ATGGAGCCGGATGCCAGGGTGCAGGCGGTGAGGGCGGAGCTGAAGTACTGGCAGAAGCTACGTCAGGACCTGGAGAAGGCCCGCCTCCTCATCGAGCTCATCAGGAAGAGGGAGCGTCTCAAACGGGAGCAG CTAAAACTGCAGCAGGCAGCCATGGACCTCCAACTCACTCCAGCCCTGGTGCTCCTCCGCTCTACCCTGCAACAGCTGCAGGAGAAAGACACCGCCAACATCTTCAGCACGCCTGTCGACCTGAAGGAG GTTCCGGACTATCTGGAGTTTGTTTCTGAGCCCATGGACTTCTCCACCATGCACGCGAAGCTGGAGGCGCAGAAGTACTGCTGCGTAGCAGACCTGGAAGCCGACTTCAACCTCATGGTGTCCAACTGCCTGACGTACAACTCCAGCGACACGGTGTTCCACAGGGCTGCGGTGCAGCTGCGAGAGGTAGGGGGCGCTGTTCTGCGCCGGGCGCAGCGGCAGGCTGTGAGCGCGGGCTTGGACACCACCAGCGGCATGCACGCTCCAGACTCAAGCAAAGCCAGCAAGTCCTGCTGGGACGAGG TGGACATGCTTTTGGAACCTGAGAACAGGGTTCACATGTCTGGGGAGGAGCAGCTGAAGGAGCTGCTGGACAAGCTGGAGGTGGTGACGGCCATGCGCTCCAGCGGGGGGCGCACCAAGCGCATGCGGCTGCTCCGTAGGGAGATCAACAGCCTGCGCCACAAACTCAGTCGCCAGCGCCGCAACTCCAGACTGCTGAAGCGCACCatcagggaggaagaggagggcgaGGACGAAGGACGCCCCAGCAAAGGGAATTACGCAACAACCATTCCAG agTCTAGAAAATCCACATCTCAGAAACCTCCAGAGTCCTCCAATGTGACCTCCTCTCCCTTACCTGGGGACGCCCCTCCCAGCGCACCTGTCTTCTGTCTGGAGACAGGAGGTACCACCACGTCCGGCCCGACTCCCAGAAGGCAGCGGGCCAAGGCCCGGAGCAGGCCGAGAGCGAGGGGTCCAGCCGAAGCCGGACAGACGGAGGTCGAAGATGACGGCGACCCGGAGAAGGAGCAGCCGACCCTGGCTATGTGCCTGCTGGATGTGCCTGTTGGTGGAGCTGATGGAGTTCCCTCTCTGGAGAGCTCCACCCCCACGGCCGGGCCGGGAGTAGGCCGCCGCACGGCCATCCTTTTCAAGAAAGCGAAGAACGGCGCACGGCTGTCTCAGAGCAGGACTGCCCCGCTCCCCAACGGAGTCGGCCCTGGAGACGTGGGCGAGAAGCCACACGTGCGAAGCCAAGAGCAGACTGTACCATCTGCTCCACCCAGCCCCTCTTCCCTCTCCCCACCTACCCAGCGCCTGCCGTCCGGAGCGGTCCGGACCGGCTCTGACAACGAGGCGGAAAAGTCGCCAGCCAAAGAGAACA GCTTGACAAATGGTctgaagaaagagagggatagCTCCCCAGACTCCGAGACGTCCTCTCCCTCGTACCACAACCCCAG TCGAGGCAAACCGGCGCTAAGCACAGTCCTGGCGGGGGAGGACGAGAGTTCGGAACCAGATTCAG GCGGGAGCAGCTCACATAAGGAGGAGGATCTGGAGCCCCTCAGTCTGGTTTGGGCTAAATGCAGAGGGTATCCCTCCTACCCCGCCATG ACAGTAGACCCGGACATGCCTAAGGAGGGGATCCTTCACAACGGCATTCCCATCCCTGTGCCCCCTGAAGAAGTGCTTCAACTGGGCCAACGTCGTCGGACCGAGGCGGAGGGCAAGCTATTCCTCGTGCTGTTCTTCGACACAAAGAGAACCTG
- the brpf3a gene encoding bromodomain and PHD finger-containing protein 3 isoform X1: MRKLRRRFQTGFGRGRGRGRGRGRGRVGASGHTDLDARLRPPSPCRLNFSMTRDTLTYAQSQKMVEVELEGRLHRINISDPLSVVTEDEMLARELAERTNNKENSRRVPSRARHGNTPSATKTRRRDGKHGGGRSRSSANQHCSPTRRGSAHLHGLPDGALPKAAFRQVDGFEASEAPPLPVAYYRYVERSSEELETEAEYDMDEEDMAWLEMVNQKRVHDGHASVPPDTFELLIDRLERESILESRSQALSQCTVDEDAYCCVCLDDECLNSNVILFCDMCNLAVHQECYGVPYIPEGQWLCRRCLQSPSRPVDCVLCPNRGGAFKQTSDGRWAHVVCAIWIPEVCFANTVFLEPVEGVANIPPARWKLTCYLCKQRGRGASIQCHKANCYRAFHVTCAQRAGLFMKIDPVRETGSNGTTFAVKKTAFCGNHSPPGLEAAAAEDEDGGFIGGRGNRGQRSYTLGPTPQQNQRGGKKGSATPQNKKTRKSADGVSRKTGVPLLLVPQIPSYRLNKICTGVSVQRKNQFMQRLHNYWLLKRHSRNGVPLVRRLHSSLHTQKTEQMEPDARVQAVRAELKYWQKLRQDLEKARLLIELIRKRERLKREQLKLQQAAMDLQLTPALVLLRSTLQQLQEKDTANIFSTPVDLKEVPDYLEFVSEPMDFSTMHAKLEAQKYCCVADLEADFNLMVSNCLTYNSSDTVFHRAAVQLREVGGAVLRRAQRQAVSAGLDTTSGMHAPDSSKASKSCWDEVDMLLEPENRVHMSGEEQLKELLDKLEVVTAMRSSGGRTKRMRLLRREINSLRHKLSRQRRNSRLLKRTIREEEEGEDEGRPSKGNYATTIPESRKSTSQKPPESSNVTSSPLPGDAPPSAPVFCLETGGTTTSGPTPRRQRAKARSRPRARGPAEAGQTEVEDDGDPEKEQPTLAMCLLDVPVGGADGVPSLESSTPTAGPGVGRRTAILFKKAKNGARLSQSRTAPLPNGVGPGDVGEKPHVRSQEQTVPSAPPSPSSLSPPTQRLPSGAVRTGSDNEAEKSPAKENSLTNGLKKERDSSPDSETSSPSYHNPSSSPPKRSRGKPALSTVLAGEDESSEPDSGGSSSHKEEDLEPLSLVWAKCRGYPSYPAMTVDPDMPKEGILHNGIPIPVPPEEVLQLGQRRRTEAEGKLFLVLFFDTKRTWQWLPLDKLHPMGIDDTVDKLRLMEGKKPNVRKSVHVAYDRAMTHLSHVRENADFSPSTFI; the protein is encoded by the exons ATGAGAAAACTACGGCGGCGGTTCCAGACAGGTTTCGGCAGGGGCAGAGGTCGGGGCAGAGGTCGGGGCAGGGGCAGGGTTGGTGCTTCCGGTCACACCGACCTAGATGCTCGTCTTCGCCCGCCCTCCCCTTGCCGTCTAAACTTCTCCATGACACGAGACACGCTGACGTACGCCCAGTCTCAGaagatggtggaggtggagctcgAGGGGCGTCTCCACCGGATAAACATCTCCGACCCGCTGTCCGTCGTGACCGAGGACGAGATGTTGGCGCGGGAGCTGGCCGAGCGCACCAACAACAAAGAGAATAGCCGGCGTGTTCCGAGCCGTGCTCGCCATGGCAACACGCCCTCGGCAACCAAGACCAGGAGGAGGGACGgaaagcatgggggtggcaggAGCAGAAGCTCCGCCAATCAGCACTGCTCCCCCACTCGGCGGGGCTCTGCCCACCTCCACGGCCTGCCCGACGGAGCTCTGCCTAAGGCCGCCTTCCGCCAAGTGGATGGCTTCGAGGCCTCTGAGGCTCCGCCCCTTCCTGTTGCATACTACCGTTACGTGGAAAGGTCGAGCGAAGAACTGGAGACCGAGGCAGAGTACGACATGGACGAGGAGGACATGGCCTGGCTGGAGATGGTGAACCAGAAGCGCGTTCATGACGGACACGCTTCGGTCCCGCCCGACACCTTTGAGCTGCTGATTGATCGGTTGGAGAGGGAGTCCATCCTGGAGTCACGGAGCCAGGCGCTGTCGCAGTGTACCGTCGACGAGGACGCCTACTGCTGCGTGTGCCTGGACGACGAGTGTCTCAACAGCAACGTCATCCTCTTCTGCGACATGTGCAACCTGGCGGTGCACCAGGAGTGCTACGGCGTGCCCTACATCCCCGAGGGCCAGTGGCTGTGTCGCCGCTGCCTGCAGTCGCCCTCCCGCCCCGTGGACTGCGTTCTTTGTCCCAACCGCGGCGGCGCATTCAAACAGACCAGCGACGGGCGCTGGGCCCACGTGGTGTGCGCCATCTGGATCCCGGAGGTGTGCTTCGCCAACACGGTCTTCCTGGAGCCGGTGGAGGGCGTGGCCAACATCCCTCCAGCCAGGTGGAAACTCACCTGCTACCTGTGTaagcagagggggaggggcgcgTCCATCCAGTGCCACAAGGCCAACTGCTACCGGGCGTTCCACGTCACCTGTGCGCAGCGTGCGGGTCTCTTCATGAAGATCGATCCCGTGCGGGAGACGGGCAGCAACGGCACCACGTTCGCCGTGAAGAAGACGGCGTTCTGCGGGAACCACTCGCCTCCGGGGCTGGAGGCGGCGGCTGCAGAAGATGAGGACGGAGGCTTCATCGGAGGAAGAGGTAACCGAGGTCAAAGGTCGTATACGCTAGGCCCTACGCCACAGCAGAACCAGCGCGGGGGGAAAAAGGGGTCAGCGACGCCGCAGAACAAGAAGACGAGAAAGAGCGCAGATGGCGTGTCGCGTAAAACCGGCGTACCGCTGCTGCTGGTCCCGCAGATCCCGTCTTACAG GCTTAATAAGATCTGCACAGGGGTGTCCGTACAGAGGAAGAACCAGTTTATGCAGAGGCTTCATAACTACTGGTTGCTGAAGCGTCATTCCCGTAACGGCGTCCCTCTCGTGCGCCGTCTTCACTCCAGTCTGCACACGCAGAAGACTGAGCAG ATGGAGCCGGATGCCAGGGTGCAGGCGGTGAGGGCGGAGCTGAAGTACTGGCAGAAGCTACGTCAGGACCTGGAGAAGGCCCGCCTCCTCATCGAGCTCATCAGGAAGAGGGAGCGTCTCAAACGGGAGCAG CTAAAACTGCAGCAGGCAGCCATGGACCTCCAACTCACTCCAGCCCTGGTGCTCCTCCGCTCTACCCTGCAACAGCTGCAGGAGAAAGACACCGCCAACATCTTCAGCACGCCTGTCGACCTGAAGGAG GTTCCGGACTATCTGGAGTTTGTTTCTGAGCCCATGGACTTCTCCACCATGCACGCGAAGCTGGAGGCGCAGAAGTACTGCTGCGTAGCAGACCTGGAAGCCGACTTCAACCTCATGGTGTCCAACTGCCTGACGTACAACTCCAGCGACACGGTGTTCCACAGGGCTGCGGTGCAGCTGCGAGAGGTAGGGGGCGCTGTTCTGCGCCGGGCGCAGCGGCAGGCTGTGAGCGCGGGCTTGGACACCACCAGCGGCATGCACGCTCCAGACTCAAGCAAAGCCAGCAAGTCCTGCTGGGACGAGG TGGACATGCTTTTGGAACCTGAGAACAGGGTTCACATGTCTGGGGAGGAGCAGCTGAAGGAGCTGCTGGACAAGCTGGAGGTGGTGACGGCCATGCGCTCCAGCGGGGGGCGCACCAAGCGCATGCGGCTGCTCCGTAGGGAGATCAACAGCCTGCGCCACAAACTCAGTCGCCAGCGCCGCAACTCCAGACTGCTGAAGCGCACCatcagggaggaagaggagggcgaGGACGAAGGACGCCCCAGCAAAGGGAATTACGCAACAACCATTCCAG agTCTAGAAAATCCACATCTCAGAAACCTCCAGAGTCCTCCAATGTGACCTCCTCTCCCTTACCTGGGGACGCCCCTCCCAGCGCACCTGTCTTCTGTCTGGAGACAGGAGGTACCACCACGTCCGGCCCGACTCCCAGAAGGCAGCGGGCCAAGGCCCGGAGCAGGCCGAGAGCGAGGGGTCCAGCCGAAGCCGGACAGACGGAGGTCGAAGATGACGGCGACCCGGAGAAGGAGCAGCCGACCCTGGCTATGTGCCTGCTGGATGTGCCTGTTGGTGGAGCTGATGGAGTTCCCTCTCTGGAGAGCTCCACCCCCACGGCCGGGCCGGGAGTAGGCCGCCGCACGGCCATCCTTTTCAAGAAAGCGAAGAACGGCGCACGGCTGTCTCAGAGCAGGACTGCCCCGCTCCCCAACGGAGTCGGCCCTGGAGACGTGGGCGAGAAGCCACACGTGCGAAGCCAAGAGCAGACTGTACCATCTGCTCCACCCAGCCCCTCTTCCCTCTCCCCACCTACCCAGCGCCTGCCGTCCGGAGCGGTCCGGACCGGCTCTGACAACGAGGCGGAAAAGTCGCCAGCCAAAGAGAACA GCTTGACAAATGGTctgaagaaagagagggatagCTCCCCAGACTCCGAGACGTCCTCTCCCTCGTACCACAACCCCAG TTCTTCACCTCCTAAACGTAGTCGAGGCAAACCGGCGCTAAGCACAGTCCTGGCGGGGGAGGACGAGAGTTCGGAACCAGATTCAG GCGGGAGCAGCTCACATAAGGAGGAGGATCTGGAGCCCCTCAGTCTGGTTTGGGCTAAATGCAGAGGGTATCCCTCCTACCCCGCCATG ACAGTAGACCCGGACATGCCTAAGGAGGGGATCCTTCACAACGGCATTCCCATCCCTGTGCCCCCTGAAGAAGTGCTTCAACTGGGCCAACGTCGTCGGACCGAGGCGGAGGGCAAGCTATTCCTCGTGCTGTTCTTCGACACAAAGAGAACCTG
- the grik6 gene encoding putative glutamate receptor encodes MAALFSFILSACAMLQLFSEPCTAAKSELIVTTIKQDPYTMSKGSQLEGYCMDLLTELSKKLGFKYKVHLVKDGSYGRMDEGGHWNGMIGEVIRGEADIAIAPLTLTAARERAVGMTKPYMQTGISILLRRDIVSDDSAFFDFLRPFSGETWLGVLVAYLVTAVSICIVARLSPCEWSQPESEASPFTLLHSLWYTAGALSLQGAGPHPKAPSGRVISCTWWLFAVVLLACYFSNLSSKQSSESSHLTIKGFEDLANQNIIEYGTLAGSSTLAFFKNSNNPVYRRIYEHMERRKSYVSSMDEGVQKAREGSFAFIGESVSLDLAVARHCELVRVHEVIGMRGYSIVTPLGSPMLKNLSVAILQLSEAGELAYLRSKWWSSSCVAQLSKAAGSRAPSVKGVFLLLAVGLLFGLLLALLELTSKSRRSAEEQKKSCCSVLTQELSQRLRTSNAKREQETSDKNKA; translated from the exons ATGGCGGCCCTGTTCAGCTTCATCCTGTCTGCCTGCGCTATGCTACAGCTGTTCTCAGAGCCCTGCACCGCAG CAAAATCTGAGTTAATAGTAACGACCATAAAG CAAGACCCGTACACAATGAGCAAGGGCTCTCAGCTAGAGGGTTACTGCATGGACCTGCTGACTGAACTATCCAAGAAGCTGGGCTTCAAGTACAAAGTTCACCTGGTGAAGGACGGTTCCTACGGCAGGATGGACGAGGGCGGCCACTGGAACGGCATGATCGGCGAGGTGATCCGCGGG GAAGCCGACATCGCTATAGCACCACTCACGCTGACGGCAGCCAGAGAGAGAGCCGTGGGGATGACCAAGCCCTACATGCAGACTGGTATTAGCATCCTACTGCGCAGAGACATAGTCTCCGACGACTCCGCCTTCTTCGATTTCCTGCGGCCTTTCTCGGGGGAGACCTGGCTCGGTGTGCTCGTCGCTTACCTCGTCACCGCCGTCAGCATCTGCATCGTAGCCAG actgaGCCCGTGCGAGTGGAGCCAGCCCGAATCGGAGGCCTCACCCTTCACCCTGCTGCACAGCCTGTGGTACACGGCCGGAGCTCTCAGTCTGCAAG GGGCGGGCCCACACCCTAAAGCCCCGTCTGGCCGTGTGATCAGCTGCACCTGGTGGCTGTTCGCTGTGGTCCTTCTGGCTTGCTACTTCTCCAACCTCAGCTCGAAACAAAGCTCAGAATCCTCCCACCTCACGATCAAGGGCTTTGAGGACCTGGCCAATCAGAACATCATAGAATACGGAACACTTGCAGGCTCATCCACACTCGCCTTCTTTAAG AACTCAAACAATCCTGTCTACCGTCGAATCTACGAGCACATGGAGAGAAGGAAGAGTTATGTCTCCTCAATGGATGAGGGGGTTCAGAAGGCCAGAGAGGGAAGCTTTGCCTTCATTGGGGAGTCTGTGTCACTCGACCTCGCTGTAGCCCGCCATTGTGAACTGGTCAGGGTGCACGAGGTCATCGGCATGAGAGGATACAGCATCGTGACCCCTCTAG GCTCACCCATGTTGAAGAACTTGAGCGTGGCCATCCTGCAGCTAAGCGAGGCCGGCGAGCTGGCCTACCTGCGCAGTAAGTGGTGGTCCAGCAGCTGTGTAGCACAGCTCTCCAAGGCCGCCGGTTCCAGGGCGCCCAGCGTGAAGGGAGTCTTCCTGCTGCTGGCTGTAGGCCTGCTCTTCGGACTCCTGCTCGCCCTGCTGGAGCTCACCTCCAAGTCCCGCCGCAGTGCCGAAGAGCAGAAG AAGTCCTGCTGCTCGGTTCTAACCCAGGAGCTCAGTCAGCGCCTCAGGACGAGCAACGCGAAGAGAGAACAGGAAACCTCAGATAAAAACAAAGCCTAA